A portion of the Chondrinema litorale genome contains these proteins:
- a CDS encoding two-component regulator propeller domain-containing protein: MKAIILSILLFLLQVSEVLSQENSLRFEKFTIEDGLTQSTIRCILQDKKGFLWFGTQDGLNRYDGYQFEQFHFDPNKLNSLSNNFIHSLYEDHEGIIWIATRSGGLNRFDPSTQKFSNYQHTDSNPSTIASNHISSIFEDDKHNLWIGTNQGLSYFQRNTKSFTNYHFSFPDSTDKVISAIAQTDSESIWLATSNGIIQFDISKRKVVSLINTFENKEGQIESFSAYSFLKEDEILWVGTNRGLLAFDSFKNEAELFWQPVNKNLPITSIAKEKRSNLWLATAGEGAFCYELGNKQLKQFKHVDENDNTLADDYIYDVFIDHSGIIWLGTYNGVSKHDPSFQIFQTISQHYSDSNSLSENNVRGIATSKDSLLWIATRGGGINIYKASKHIASLSKNKWSTPSILDSRVEGIYIDNEGTVWAGTQNGLSKINYQIDKDGNIDFLVKNYRTPSNINNYNSANHIHEIYEDSKGRLWLGSTHGLLKFDKTKEQFSIYQDNKNDIKGLKGNYVRAILEDQNGYLWVGTSEGLNRLYFGESGMLTPVFEHFVHENWNENSLSYNYVRTLYEDKSGNIWIGTAGGGLNKLSIKETNGNETFSFTRYSQKDGLPNNSIYGVLSDKNDNLWISTNRELSCFDTNAEKFKNYGIKDGLQNNEFNQGAYHQDKRGNLYFGGLNGLSYFHPDDIKENTYIPPIVITGFKLFNQSLRPEETLSRNRPYLVKDISETREIHLKHNENVISFEFAALNFRHPEHNQYAYKLENFDAEWNEIGSKRVATYTNLPAGKYTLKIRASNNDHIWNNEGTSLDLIVEPPFWEQLWFRTLGLMLLFGGAFISHRLRTKRIKEENYKLEKLVDLRTKELLQEKHKVEEGKKVLELKNYEIELQKKELELSHKKITDSIRYAETIQQSVLPETKLLDQVLQDYFLFYQPKDIVSGDFYWVSKTKNHESIIKIIAVIDCTGHGVPGGFMSMVGHALLHEIIIEKKITDLVRIMELLNYGIIKALKQKELGNRDGMDICMVAIEESPKQAPKITFCGAKRPLYYYDLQTHQLNTLKGSRKSIGGRQTQSKKYEAENVPLPEGGILYLSTDGIVDQHNKEKEKLGSFNLINTLGKIGNYSLTEQKAAIKTLLQEHQKDVEQRDDITLLAIKI; this comes from the coding sequence TTGAAAGCTATCATATTATCAATATTACTTTTTTTACTACAGGTTTCTGAAGTATTATCTCAAGAAAATTCACTCAGATTTGAAAAGTTCACAATTGAAGATGGACTTACTCAGAGTACAATCAGATGTATTTTACAAGATAAGAAAGGCTTTTTATGGTTTGGTACTCAAGATGGTCTAAACAGATACGATGGTTACCAATTTGAACAATTTCACTTTGACCCTAATAAATTAAATTCTCTTTCAAATAACTTCATCCATTCATTATATGAAGATCACGAAGGAATTATTTGGATTGCTACCAGAAGCGGGGGGTTGAACAGATTTGATCCTTCTACTCAGAAATTTAGTAATTATCAGCATACAGATTCTAACCCTAGTACCATAGCATCAAATCACATTTCGTCAATATTTGAAGATGACAAACACAATCTTTGGATTGGTACAAATCAGGGATTGAGTTACTTTCAAAGAAATACTAAGAGCTTCACAAACTATCATTTTTCTTTTCCTGATTCCACAGATAAAGTTATTAGTGCAATAGCTCAAACTGACTCAGAATCAATTTGGTTGGCTACTTCAAATGGGATTATTCAATTTGACATTAGTAAAAGAAAAGTAGTTTCTCTAATAAATACTTTTGAAAACAAAGAAGGACAAATAGAATCTTTTTCAGCATATAGTTTTTTAAAAGAAGACGAAATTTTATGGGTTGGTACTAATCGAGGATTATTAGCTTTCGATAGTTTTAAAAATGAGGCTGAACTTTTCTGGCAACCAGTAAATAAAAACTTGCCTATAACTTCAATTGCAAAAGAAAAACGTAGTAACCTGTGGCTGGCAACTGCTGGTGAAGGAGCTTTCTGTTATGAATTGGGTAATAAACAGCTAAAACAATTCAAGCATGTTGATGAAAATGACAATACCCTCGCAGATGATTATATATATGATGTTTTTATAGATCATTCTGGAATTATCTGGTTGGGAACCTATAATGGAGTTAGCAAACACGATCCATCATTTCAGATTTTTCAAACAATCTCTCAGCATTATAGCGATTCTAATTCTTTGAGTGAAAATAATGTAAGAGGAATTGCTACTAGTAAAGACAGCCTATTATGGATTGCCACTCGCGGAGGTGGGATTAATATTTATAAAGCATCTAAACACATTGCATCATTAAGCAAAAACAAATGGTCTACACCTTCCATTTTAGACAGTCGCGTGGAAGGAATATATATCGACAATGAAGGAACTGTTTGGGCTGGCACGCAAAATGGGCTTAGTAAAATAAATTACCAGATAGATAAAGATGGTAATATTGATTTTTTAGTAAAAAACTATCGCACTCCATCAAACATCAATAATTATAACAGTGCAAACCACATCCACGAAATCTATGAAGATAGCAAAGGCCGTTTGTGGTTAGGTTCCACTCATGGCTTACTCAAGTTTGATAAAACCAAAGAACAATTTTCCATATATCAAGATAACAAAAATGATATTAAGGGTTTAAAGGGCAACTATGTAAGAGCTATTCTGGAAGATCAAAACGGATACCTTTGGGTAGGTACTTCAGAAGGATTAAACAGACTATATTTTGGTGAGAGTGGAATGTTAACTCCTGTTTTTGAACACTTTGTGCATGAAAACTGGAATGAAAACAGCCTGAGCTATAACTATGTAAGAACTCTCTATGAAGATAAAAGTGGCAATATATGGATTGGCACTGCAGGTGGAGGATTAAACAAATTAAGCATTAAAGAAACTAATGGAAATGAGACTTTCTCATTTACAAGATACTCGCAAAAAGACGGGCTACCTAACAATAGTATATATGGAGTACTAAGTGATAAAAATGATAATTTATGGATAAGTACCAATAGAGAGCTTTCTTGTTTCGATACAAACGCTGAGAAATTTAAAAACTATGGCATTAAAGATGGCCTCCAAAACAATGAGTTTAACCAAGGAGCTTACCATCAGGATAAGAGGGGAAATTTATATTTTGGAGGACTAAATGGCTTGAGCTACTTCCACCCCGATGACATTAAAGAAAATACTTACATTCCTCCTATTGTAATAACAGGTTTTAAACTGTTTAATCAAAGCCTGAGACCAGAAGAAACATTAAGCAGAAACAGACCATATCTAGTAAAAGATATTAGTGAAACCAGAGAAATACATTTGAAACACAATGAAAATGTGATTTCATTTGAATTTGCAGCATTAAATTTTAGACATCCAGAGCACAACCAATATGCATACAAACTAGAAAATTTTGATGCTGAATGGAATGAAATAGGTAGCAAAAGAGTAGCGACTTATACCAACTTACCAGCTGGTAAATACACATTAAAAATAAGAGCCTCTAATAACGACCATATCTGGAATAATGAAGGTACCTCATTGGATTTGATTGTAGAGCCACCATTTTGGGAGCAGCTCTGGTTTAGAACATTGGGGCTTATGTTATTATTTGGTGGCGCTTTTATCTCACATAGACTGAGAACTAAAAGGATTAAAGAAGAAAACTATAAACTTGAAAAACTGGTCGATTTACGAACAAAAGAGTTGTTACAAGAGAAACATAAAGTAGAGGAAGGTAAAAAAGTTCTTGAATTAAAAAACTATGAAATTGAGCTACAGAAAAAAGAGCTTGAACTGAGTCATAAAAAAATCACTGATAGCATAAGATACGCTGAGACTATCCAGCAATCTGTTTTACCAGAAACCAAACTACTAGATCAAGTTTTACAAGATTATTTTCTTTTCTATCAACCAAAAGATATTGTATCAGGAGATTTCTATTGGGTATCTAAAACCAAAAACCATGAATCTATAATTAAAATAATTGCAGTTATAGACTGTACAGGTCATGGTGTACCAGGTGGGTTTATGAGTATGGTTGGTCATGCTCTTTTACACGAAATTATTATTGAAAAGAAAATTACCGATCTGGTAAGAATTATGGAGCTGCTCAATTACGGCATTATAAAAGCCCTTAAACAAAAAGAATTAGGTAATAGAGACGGCATGGATATTTGCATGGTTGCTATTGAAGAATCTCCAAAGCAAGCACCTAAAATCACTTTTTGTGGAGCTAAAAGACCATTATATTATTATGACCTGCAAACGCATCAGTTAAATACCTTAAAAGGTAGCAGAAAATCTATTGGAGGCAGGCAGACTCAAAGCAAAAAGTATGAAGCTGAAAATGTACCATTGCCCGAAGGAGGCATTCTTTACCTATCTACTGATGGAATAGTTGATCAGCACAATAAAGAGAAAGAAAAACTTGGGTCTTTCAACCTTATAAATACTTTAGGAAAAATTGGCAACTACTCATTAACAGAACAAAAGGCAGCCATTAAAACCCTCCTACAAGAACATCAAAAAGATGTTGAACAAAGGGATGACATAACCTTATTGGCTATTAAAATTTAA
- a CDS encoding patatin-like phospholipase family protein: MWGFVSGSLGGGLGVKYLFLDPEYLDKINFFSFFFMGFAWGKFIMAYHITCYILFAYRYKFLASLRAPFIKFCENNSIIPLVFTIYYLVQIVCFQLEVELHNTFEIIVLVSGFLSGLISTILFSVFYFKATNINLFKHIAENVDSKVRKSPLQRVNLMDKINKSKKEKVVITSYFHFPFSFKQVSNNIPANKESIMKVFDQNQLNALIIQLVALLIILSLGLLRDFSFMQIPAAASTLILFSILLLFTGGVHYWLKDWALGIFLFTVIIVSVIAEYMPQKLYHQAFGMSYETRAIYNRHRISMLPNSNNIWKDIKATKTILESWKNKQSNKEKPKMVILCMSGGGQRAAAWTMRTLQVVDSALNGKLMDKTTLMTGSSGGLIGAAYYRELYYNKFLGDSIDLNDKLYFDNMSKDKLNPMIFTMVVGDFFFRFQKFKLGGKSYYKDRGYALEQKILRDTDNLLSKSLSYYKMPEGKADMPLMILSPTIVNDSRRLFVSSQGVSYMCRGLGGATSRPQIRGIEFSRFFEKQEADSIRFLTALRMNATFPYVTPNIVLPSEPPMEIVDAGLFDNFGIDDALQFIYVFREWINENTSGVVLVSIRDSQKGNSIQSHHYKPFFESIITPFTHVMGNLTLLQDVENDYDIEYAEEWLDKKFWLLEFEYQLSPPEMRKAINEEYASLSWRLTTPEKNSIYNAINYPANQRTLQKLKALLTDQNM, translated from the coding sequence TTGTGGGGCTTTGTAAGTGGTAGTCTAGGTGGAGGATTAGGGGTTAAATATCTGTTTCTCGATCCAGAATATTTAGATAAAATCAATTTCTTCAGCTTCTTCTTTATGGGGTTTGCTTGGGGTAAATTTATAATGGCATACCACATAACCTGTTATATCCTTTTTGCTTACAGATATAAGTTTTTAGCTTCTTTAAGAGCTCCTTTTATTAAGTTTTGTGAGAATAACAGTATAATTCCTTTGGTTTTTACCATCTATTATCTTGTGCAAATTGTTTGTTTCCAGTTAGAGGTAGAATTACATAATACTTTTGAGATTATAGTTTTGGTTAGTGGCTTTTTGTCTGGCTTAATATCTACTATTTTGTTTTCGGTATTTTACTTTAAAGCAACTAACATCAATCTTTTTAAACACATTGCAGAAAATGTTGATAGTAAGGTAAGAAAGAGTCCTTTGCAAAGGGTAAACCTGATGGATAAAATCAATAAGTCTAAAAAAGAAAAGGTGGTAATTACCTCTTACTTTCATTTTCCATTTTCATTTAAACAAGTTAGTAACAACATACCCGCTAATAAGGAAAGTATAATGAAGGTGTTTGATCAAAATCAGTTAAATGCCTTAATTATTCAGCTAGTAGCTTTATTAATTATCTTGAGTTTAGGTTTGCTTAGAGATTTTTCTTTTATGCAAATTCCGGCTGCTGCGAGTACACTCATTCTGTTTTCTATTCTTTTACTTTTTACCGGAGGAGTTCATTATTGGCTAAAAGACTGGGCTTTGGGTATTTTTCTTTTTACAGTAATTATAGTTTCGGTAATTGCAGAATACATGCCCCAAAAGCTTTATCATCAGGCCTTTGGAATGTCTTATGAAACAAGAGCTATTTACAACAGACATAGAATAAGTATGCTGCCTAATTCAAATAATATCTGGAAAGATATTAAAGCAACTAAAACTATTTTAGAAAGCTGGAAGAATAAACAATCTAACAAAGAGAAACCTAAAATGGTAATCTTATGCATGAGTGGGGGTGGGCAGAGAGCTGCGGCTTGGACTATGAGAACATTGCAAGTAGTTGATAGTGCATTAAATGGAAAACTCATGGATAAAACCACACTAATGACAGGTTCCTCTGGTGGATTAATTGGTGCTGCGTATTACCGAGAATTATATTATAATAAGTTTTTAGGAGATTCGATCGATCTAAATGATAAATTATATTTTGACAACATGAGTAAAGATAAACTCAACCCCATGATTTTTACCATGGTGGTTGGTGACTTCTTTTTCAGGTTTCAGAAGTTTAAGTTGGGAGGCAAAAGCTATTATAAAGACAGAGGATACGCACTAGAACAAAAAATTCTACGAGATACAGATAATCTGCTTTCTAAATCTCTTTCTTATTACAAGATGCCAGAAGGCAAAGCAGATATGCCTTTGATGATTTTAAGCCCTACAATTGTAAATGATAGTCGAAGGTTATTCGTCTCCTCTCAGGGAGTTTCTTATATGTGTAGAGGTTTAGGTGGAGCTACCAGCAGACCACAAATAAGAGGAATAGAGTTTAGCAGATTTTTTGAAAAACAAGAGGCTGATAGTATTAGGTTTCTCACAGCTTTGCGAATGAATGCCACGTTCCCATATGTGACACCCAATATTGTGTTGCCCAGCGAACCACCAATGGAAATTGTAGATGCTGGTTTGTTTGATAATTTCGGAATAGACGATGCATTGCAGTTCATTTATGTATTTAGAGAATGGATTAATGAAAATACATCGGGAGTGGTGTTAGTTTCTATTAGAGACTCGCAAAAAGGAAATAGCATACAATCTCATCATTACAAACCATTTTTTGAAAGCATAATTACTCCATTTACTCATGTTATGGGTAACCTCACACTACTGCAAGATGTTGAAAACGACTATGACATCGAATATGCAGAAGAGTGGCTAGATAAAAAATTCTGGCTATTGGAATTTGAGTATCAACTTAGCCCTCCAGAAATGCGTAAAGCTATTAATGAAGAGTATGCTTCATTAAGTTGGAGGCTGACCACTCCTGAAAAAAATAGTATTTATAACGCCATTAATTATCCTGCAAACCAGAGAACTCTTCAAAAGCTAAAAGCTTTACTTACAGATCAAAATATGTAA
- a CDS encoding acyl-CoA dehydrogenase family protein, producing MEATTKETNEMVSQMVRDFAERNIEPYRKEWDDEQVFPINIFKELGELGLMGILVPTEYGGSGFGYIEYVTAISELAKYDPGVGLSLAAHNSLCTNHILQFGSETQKQNWLPKLASGEWIGAWGLTEPNTGSDSANMRTIAKEDGDYWILNGSKNFITHGKSGNLAVVIVRTGEKGDSHGMTAFVIEKGTQGFYSGRKEDKLGMRSSETTELIFDNCMVHKDNILGKVGEGFIQAMKILDGGRISIAALSLGIAQGALEHSIEYSKERQQFNKPIASFQGISFKLAEMATEVEAARLLTYQAAEMKNKGEYVTKYSAMAKLYASEVAVKVANEAVQIFGGYGFTKDYPVEKYYRDCKLCTIGEGTSEIQKIVISRAILK from the coding sequence ATGGAAGCAACAACAAAAGAGACTAACGAGATGGTGTCACAAATGGTAAGAGATTTTGCAGAACGCAATATTGAACCTTACCGCAAAGAATGGGATGACGAACAAGTTTTCCCGATAAACATTTTTAAAGAACTTGGTGAACTAGGCCTTATGGGTATTTTAGTGCCTACCGAATATGGCGGTTCTGGTTTTGGTTATATCGAGTATGTAACAGCAATCTCAGAGCTTGCAAAGTACGATCCTGGAGTAGGATTATCTTTAGCTGCTCATAACTCTTTATGTACAAACCATATTTTACAATTTGGAAGTGAAACACAAAAACAGAATTGGTTACCTAAACTAGCATCAGGTGAATGGATAGGAGCGTGGGGACTTACAGAACCAAATACAGGTTCAGATTCTGCAAATATGAGAACCATTGCCAAAGAAGATGGTGATTACTGGATTTTGAATGGATCTAAAAACTTTATTACTCATGGTAAAAGTGGAAATTTAGCAGTAGTAATTGTGCGTACTGGAGAAAAAGGTGATTCTCATGGAATGACTGCATTCGTTATTGAAAAAGGCACGCAGGGTTTTTATTCTGGCAGAAAGGAAGATAAACTTGGAATGCGTTCTTCAGAAACTACAGAGCTCATTTTTGATAATTGCATGGTGCATAAAGATAATATTTTAGGTAAAGTAGGAGAAGGGTTTATACAAGCCATGAAAATATTGGATGGAGGTAGAATTTCTATTGCTGCTTTAAGTCTAGGAATTGCTCAAGGAGCTTTGGAGCATTCAATTGAATATTCAAAAGAAAGACAACAGTTTAATAAACCAATAGCTTCTTTTCAGGGAATTTCATTTAAACTGGCAGAAATGGCAACAGAAGTAGAAGCTGCCCGATTGCTTACCTATCAAGCTGCTGAGATGAAAAATAAAGGTGAATATGTAACCAAGTATTCTGCTATGGCAAAACTTTATGCTTCAGAAGTAGCAGTGAAGGTGGCTAATGAGGCAGTTCAGATTTTTGGAGGTTACGGCTTTACAAAAGATTATCCGGTTGAAAAATATTATAGAGATTGTAAGCTGTGCACAATTGGTGAAGGAACTAGCGAGATTCAAAAAATAGTAATTTCACGTGCGATATTAAAGTAA
- a CDS encoding glycosyltransferase, with amino-acid sequence MKEKKFPLVSVFVAVRDEEENIIACLSTLLAQNYPKECFEVLIGNDQSTDNTVELVESFIDSLPNFKLIHINGFKGEARGKANVLAHLAEVATGDFFLVTDADMHLPINWIEGMMNFAKKRVGIVTGYTIPKSNSIFSALQAIDWLNAQAQIYLMAQLNIPVTSLGNNMLISKEAYLETGGYEKIPFSITEDFELFQQVVNKGWTFAHPFYKVPAGITIPVESLPLLLKQRKRWMHGAMQIKWYLKWALVLDALFLPFVLLMLFFFPIVALTLFVCRFLLVTILTSFIITQTDQIPLLKYVLLFDVYHQALSFLLISSYTFSREVEWKGRAYKV; translated from the coding sequence TTGAAAGAAAAAAAGTTTCCATTGGTCAGCGTTTTTGTTGCAGTAAGAGATGAAGAAGAGAATATTATTGCTTGTTTATCAACATTACTAGCGCAAAATTATCCTAAAGAATGTTTCGAAGTATTAATTGGGAATGACCAATCAACCGATAACACCGTGGAACTTGTTGAGTCCTTTATTGATTCGCTACCAAATTTTAAACTCATTCATATAAATGGTTTTAAAGGCGAGGCAAGAGGTAAAGCCAATGTGTTGGCACATCTGGCAGAAGTTGCAACCGGAGACTTTTTTTTAGTAACAGATGCAGATATGCATTTGCCTATCAACTGGATTGAGGGTATGATGAATTTTGCAAAAAAAAGAGTTGGGATTGTAACAGGGTATACAATACCTAAAAGTAATTCAATATTTTCTGCATTACAGGCAATAGATTGGTTAAATGCCCAAGCTCAAATTTATTTAATGGCTCAATTGAATATTCCTGTAACCAGTTTAGGTAACAATATGCTTATCAGTAAAGAAGCTTATTTGGAAACTGGCGGATATGAAAAAATTCCTTTTTCGATTACAGAAGATTTTGAATTATTTCAGCAAGTGGTTAATAAGGGTTGGACGTTTGCCCATCCATTTTATAAAGTGCCAGCAGGGATAACCATACCAGTAGAAAGTCTGCCATTATTACTTAAACAAAGAAAAAGGTGGATGCATGGAGCAATGCAGATTAAATGGTATTTGAAATGGGCTTTGGTATTAGATGCATTATTTCTCCCTTTTGTTTTACTAATGCTTTTTTTCTTTCCAATAGTGGCGCTTACATTATTTGTGTGTAGGTTTTTGCTAGTAACTATACTTACATCTTTTATAATTACACAAACGGATCAAATACCATTATTAAAGTACGTTTTATTATTTGATGTTTACCATCAAGCATTGTCATTTCTTTTAATTTCTTCATACACTTTTTCCAGAGAGGTGGAATGGAAAGGTAGGGCCTATAAGGTTTAA
- a CDS encoding Ldh family oxidoreductase, with the protein MYDYKKLENFCKNVFISIGCSEEDAALAAEVLISADLRGVDSHGVARLIGYVRLWEKDRINPKPNIKVIHETPSTAVVDADKALGLVAAPKVMDIAMEKAEKAGTCWISVKNSNHFGIAGYHAMKALSKDMIGMAMTNASPLVAPTFSKERLLGTNPIAVAIPSGNEAPFVADFATTTVANGKLEILQRKNENAPEGWVQDRDGDPTTNASAVKEGGALLPLGGDRVHGSHKGYCLGSVVDIFSAVLSGAGYGPWAPPFVSFLPLPEKPVGEGLGHFFGVMRIDAFRPANEFKQHMDNWIKRFKSAETVEGEERVLIPGEPETEMEKERKEKGIPLLPPVIKDLKTLADKFGIKI; encoded by the coding sequence ATGTACGATTATAAAAAGCTTGAAAATTTTTGCAAAAATGTATTTATAAGTATTGGCTGTAGCGAAGAAGATGCTGCATTAGCTGCCGAAGTGCTTATTAGTGCAGATTTAAGAGGTGTAGATTCTCATGGCGTTGCCAGATTAATCGGTTATGTGAGATTGTGGGAAAAAGACAGAATAAATCCAAAGCCGAACATAAAAGTTATTCATGAAACACCCAGTACGGCTGTAGTAGATGCAGATAAAGCACTTGGCTTAGTAGCTGCCCCTAAAGTAATGGACATAGCAATGGAAAAGGCAGAAAAAGCCGGTACTTGCTGGATATCTGTAAAAAACTCTAACCACTTTGGTATTGCGGGCTACCATGCCATGAAAGCACTTTCTAAAGATATGATTGGTATGGCAATGACAAATGCAAGCCCCTTAGTTGCTCCTACTTTTTCAAAAGAAAGACTACTAGGGACAAATCCTATTGCGGTTGCCATTCCTTCTGGTAACGAAGCACCATTTGTAGCAGACTTTGCTACTACTACAGTTGCCAATGGTAAATTAGAAATTCTTCAAAGAAAAAACGAAAATGCACCAGAAGGCTGGGTTCAAGATAGAGATGGTGATCCAACAACCAATGCTTCTGCAGTAAAAGAAGGTGGCGCATTATTGCCTTTAGGTGGCGATAGAGTTCATGGTAGTCACAAAGGATATTGTTTGGGTTCTGTAGTTGATATTTTCTCGGCTGTACTTTCGGGTGCAGGTTATGGCCCTTGGGCTCCACCATTTGTGAGCTTCCTCCCATTACCAGAAAAACCAGTTGGTGAAGGATTAGGCCATTTCTTTGGAGTAATGAGAATTGATGCCTTTAGGCCTGCTAATGAATTTAAGCAGCATATGGATAATTGGATAAAACGCTTTAAATCTGCGGAAACAGTAGAAGGAGAAGAAAGAGTTTTAATTCCGGGAGAGCCAGAAACCGAAATGGAAAAAGAGCGAAAAGAGAAGGGAATTCCTTTATTGCCTCCTGTTATTAAGGATCTAAAGACCCTTGCCGACAAGTTTGGAATAAAAATTTAA
- a CDS encoding 3'-5' exonuclease has translation MNDYLLFVDTETSGLPKDWDKPYSDRDNWPFIVQIAWSIYTKDGKEVKYENHFIEDKDYEILEASREIHGITHEFLQKHGKDRGNVMKILLADLKKYQPLVVSHFIQLDFHMLSVGFYRAGLENPLLVLPKFCTMQLTYGFVHYNHHKFLRLGELYQRLFNSPLDNQHNALADAQAVAKCFFELKRKGDITDKVIQNQNKPKAWKFNIFQKEGFGFVILILFILSLYIIHLL, from the coding sequence GTGAATGACTATCTATTATTTGTCGACACGGAAACGTCCGGGTTGCCAAAAGACTGGGATAAACCCTATTCCGATAGAGATAACTGGCCATTTATCGTACAGATAGCTTGGTCTATTTACACAAAAGACGGAAAAGAGGTTAAATATGAAAATCATTTTATTGAAGACAAAGATTATGAAATCCTTGAGGCTTCTAGAGAAATTCATGGTATCACCCATGAGTTTCTGCAAAAACATGGAAAAGACAGGGGTAACGTAATGAAAATATTATTGGCTGACTTAAAGAAGTATCAGCCATTGGTGGTGAGTCATTTTATTCAACTTGACTTCCATATGCTAAGTGTAGGTTTTTACAGGGCTGGACTTGAAAACCCTTTATTGGTTTTGCCTAAGTTTTGCACTATGCAACTTACATATGGATTTGTTCACTATAATCATCATAAATTTTTACGATTAGGTGAACTTTACCAAAGGTTATTTAATTCGCCACTCGATAACCAACATAATGCATTGGCAGATGCCCAGGCCGTAGCCAAGTGCTTTTTTGAATTAAAAAGAAAAGGAGACATTACTGATAAAGTCATTCAAAATCAGAACAAACCAAAAGCTTGGAAGTTTAATATCTTCCAGAAAGAAGGTTTTGGCTTTGTAATTCTGATACTTTTTATACTTTCTCTTTATATCATCCACCTTCTATGA